In the genome of Quercus robur chromosome 3, dhQueRobu3.1, whole genome shotgun sequence, one region contains:
- the LOC126717139 gene encoding DNA excision repair protein ERCC-1 isoform X1, producing the protein MENEEEEGQQNSQQNQHKRNKSSSSSTVIKIPSYQEVIESSQSKSTPPSLFNPSKSFSQAFSFIKSSEFYTPPPQPPPPSSNNTSSSQSSQALNGTVSRQIGQSHPPSSTSPASSAAPATSSPLSTSLATQSRNAILVSHRQKGNPLLKHIRNVRWAFADIVCDYLLGQSSCALYLSLRYHLLHPDYLYYRIRELQKNFKLRVVLCHVDVEDVAKPLLEVTKTALLHDCTLLCAWSLEECGRYLETIKVYENKPADIIQGQMDTDYLSRLTHALTTVRHVNKTDVVTLGTTFGSLSHIMDASMEDLARCPGIGERKVKRLYDTFHEPFKRVVASRPAVPETPVQNNTEPVSVSEEKGKEKATEDASNKKNEPELTVKSALSAAFAKYADKVGQKNAKMAGEKKGETRASVESEAEK; encoded by the exons atggagaatgaGGAAGAGGAAGGTCAACAAAACTCACAGCAAAACCAGCACAAGAGGAACAAGAGCTCCTCTTCCTCAACAGTGATAAAGATACCATCTTACCAGGAAGTTATTGAGAGCTCACAGTCAAAGTCAACCCCACCTTCTCTCTTCAACCCTTCCAAGTCCTTCTCTCAAGCCTTCTCTTTCATCAAATCCTCTGAGTTCTACAccccaccaccacaaccaccaccaccctcCTCCAATAACACTTCCTCTTCACAGTCCTCACAGGCCTTGAATGGCACTGTTTCCAG ACAAATTGGTCAATCTCATCCACCATCTTCTACGTCACCGGCTTCTTCTGCTGCTCCTGCTACTTCATCACCATTGTCAACTTCACTTGCCACACAGAGTCGCAATGCAATTCTTGTAAGCCACAGACAG AAGGGAAACCCCTTGCTCAAACATATCAGGAATGTGAGGTGGGCTTTTGCAGATATTGTTTGTGACTACTTACTTGGTCAAAGCTCATGTGCTCTCTATCTGAG TCTTCGGTATCATCTGCTGCACCCAGACTACCTATATTACCGAATCAGAGAACTGCAAAAGAATTTCAAGCTTCGTGTTGTTTTATGTCATGTCGATGTG GAAGATGTAGCTAAGCCTTTACTTGAAGTTACTAAAACAGCTCTGCTTCATGACTGTACCCTATTATGTGCTTGGAG CTTGGAGGAATGTGGTCGCTACTTGGAGACTATAAAAGTATATGAAAACAAGCCTGCAGACATTATTCAAGGCCAAATGGATACAGACTATCTATCACGG CTAACTCATGCTCTTACAACGGTTCGACATGTTAACAAGACTGATGTAGTCACCCTTGGTACTACATTTGGG TCCCTTTCTCATATCATGGATGCATCAATGGAAGATCTAGCTCGATGCCCTGGAATTGGAGAGCGCAAG GTAAAACGCTTGTATGACACTTTTCATGAGCCATTCAAGCGTGTTGTTGCCAGCCGCCCTGCAGTTCCTGAAACTCCTGTCCAGAACAATACTGAACCTGTCTCAGTGAGTGAAGAGAAAGGAAAGGAGAAGGCCACAGAAGATGCAAGCAACAAGAAGAATGAGCCTGAATTGACAGTTAAATCTGCCCTGTCTGCTGCTTTTGCCAAGTATGCTGATAAAGTTGGTCAAAAGAATGCAAAGATGGCAGGGGAGAAGAAAGGAGAAACAAGGGCTAGTGTCGAATCAGAAGCTGAAAAATAA
- the LOC126717139 gene encoding DNA excision repair protein ERCC-1 isoform X2, whose translation MENEEEEGQQNSQQNQHKRNKSSSSSTVIKIPSYQEVIESSQSKSTPPSLFNPSKSFSQAFSFIKSSEFYTPPPQPPPPSSNNTSSSQSSQALNGTVSRQIGQSHPPSSTSPASSAAPATSSPLSTSLATQSRNAILVSHRQKGNPLLKHIRNVRWAFADIVCDYLLGQSSCALYLSLRYHLLHPDYLYYRIRELQKNFKLRVVLCHVDVEDVAKPLLEVTKTALLHDCTLLCAWSLEECGRYLETIKVYENKPADIIQGQMDTDYLSRLTHALTTVRHVNKTDVVTLGTTFGSLSHIMDASMEDLARCPGIGERKVLFHCLKNLLCSSGKTLV comes from the exons atggagaatgaGGAAGAGGAAGGTCAACAAAACTCACAGCAAAACCAGCACAAGAGGAACAAGAGCTCCTCTTCCTCAACAGTGATAAAGATACCATCTTACCAGGAAGTTATTGAGAGCTCACAGTCAAAGTCAACCCCACCTTCTCTCTTCAACCCTTCCAAGTCCTTCTCTCAAGCCTTCTCTTTCATCAAATCCTCTGAGTTCTACAccccaccaccacaaccaccaccaccctcCTCCAATAACACTTCCTCTTCACAGTCCTCACAGGCCTTGAATGGCACTGTTTCCAG ACAAATTGGTCAATCTCATCCACCATCTTCTACGTCACCGGCTTCTTCTGCTGCTCCTGCTACTTCATCACCATTGTCAACTTCACTTGCCACACAGAGTCGCAATGCAATTCTTGTAAGCCACAGACAG AAGGGAAACCCCTTGCTCAAACATATCAGGAATGTGAGGTGGGCTTTTGCAGATATTGTTTGTGACTACTTACTTGGTCAAAGCTCATGTGCTCTCTATCTGAG TCTTCGGTATCATCTGCTGCACCCAGACTACCTATATTACCGAATCAGAGAACTGCAAAAGAATTTCAAGCTTCGTGTTGTTTTATGTCATGTCGATGTG GAAGATGTAGCTAAGCCTTTACTTGAAGTTACTAAAACAGCTCTGCTTCATGACTGTACCCTATTATGTGCTTGGAG CTTGGAGGAATGTGGTCGCTACTTGGAGACTATAAAAGTATATGAAAACAAGCCTGCAGACATTATTCAAGGCCAAATGGATACAGACTATCTATCACGG CTAACTCATGCTCTTACAACGGTTCGACATGTTAACAAGACTGATGTAGTCACCCTTGGTACTACATTTGGG TCCCTTTCTCATATCATGGATGCATCAATGGAAGATCTAGCTCGATGCCCTGGAATTGGAGAGCGCAAGGTACTTTTCCATTGTTTAAA GAATCTACTCTGTTCATCAGGTAAAACGCTTGTATGA
- the LOC126717139 gene encoding DNA excision repair protein ERCC-1 isoform X4 — MENEEEEGQQNSQQNQHKRNKSSSSSTVIKIPSYQEVIESSQSKSTPPSLFNPSKSFSQAFSFIKSSEFYTPPPQPPPPSSNNTSSSQSSQALNGTVSRQIGQSHPPSSTSPASSAAPATSSPLSTSLATQSRNAILVSHRQKGNPLLKHIRNVRWAFADIVCDYLLGQSSCALYLSLRYHLLHPDYLYYRIRELQKNFKLRVVLCHVDVEDVAKPLLEVTKTALLHDCTLLCAWSLEECGRYLETIKVYENKPADIIQGQMDTDYLSRLTHALTTVRHVNKTDVVTLGTTFGSLSHIMDASMEDLARCPGIGERKVLFHCLK; from the exons atggagaatgaGGAAGAGGAAGGTCAACAAAACTCACAGCAAAACCAGCACAAGAGGAACAAGAGCTCCTCTTCCTCAACAGTGATAAAGATACCATCTTACCAGGAAGTTATTGAGAGCTCACAGTCAAAGTCAACCCCACCTTCTCTCTTCAACCCTTCCAAGTCCTTCTCTCAAGCCTTCTCTTTCATCAAATCCTCTGAGTTCTACAccccaccaccacaaccaccaccaccctcCTCCAATAACACTTCCTCTTCACAGTCCTCACAGGCCTTGAATGGCACTGTTTCCAG ACAAATTGGTCAATCTCATCCACCATCTTCTACGTCACCGGCTTCTTCTGCTGCTCCTGCTACTTCATCACCATTGTCAACTTCACTTGCCACACAGAGTCGCAATGCAATTCTTGTAAGCCACAGACAG AAGGGAAACCCCTTGCTCAAACATATCAGGAATGTGAGGTGGGCTTTTGCAGATATTGTTTGTGACTACTTACTTGGTCAAAGCTCATGTGCTCTCTATCTGAG TCTTCGGTATCATCTGCTGCACCCAGACTACCTATATTACCGAATCAGAGAACTGCAAAAGAATTTCAAGCTTCGTGTTGTTTTATGTCATGTCGATGTG GAAGATGTAGCTAAGCCTTTACTTGAAGTTACTAAAACAGCTCTGCTTCATGACTGTACCCTATTATGTGCTTGGAG CTTGGAGGAATGTGGTCGCTACTTGGAGACTATAAAAGTATATGAAAACAAGCCTGCAGACATTATTCAAGGCCAAATGGATACAGACTATCTATCACGG CTAACTCATGCTCTTACAACGGTTCGACATGTTAACAAGACTGATGTAGTCACCCTTGGTACTACATTTGGG TCCCTTTCTCATATCATGGATGCATCAATGGAAGATCTAGCTCGATGCCCTGGAATTGGAGAGCGCAAGGTACTTTTCCATTGTTTAAA GTAA
- the LOC126717139 gene encoding DNA excision repair protein ERCC-1 isoform X3 — MENEEEEGQQNSQQNQHKRNKSSSSSTVIKIPSYQEVIESSQSKSTPPSLFNPSKSFSQAFSFIKSSEFYTPPPQPPPPSSNNTSSSQSSQALNGTVSRQIGQSHPPSSTSPASSAAPATSSPLSTSLATQSRNAILVSHRQKGNPLLKHIRNVRWAFADIVCDYLLGQSSCALYLSLRYHLLHPDYLYYRIRELQKNFKLRVVLCHVDVEDVAKPLLEVTKTALLHDCTLLCAWSLEECGRYLETIKVYENKPADIIQGQMDTDYLSRLTHALTTVRHVNKTDVVTLGTTFGSLSHIMDASMEDLARCPGIGERKESTLFIR; from the exons atggagaatgaGGAAGAGGAAGGTCAACAAAACTCACAGCAAAACCAGCACAAGAGGAACAAGAGCTCCTCTTCCTCAACAGTGATAAAGATACCATCTTACCAGGAAGTTATTGAGAGCTCACAGTCAAAGTCAACCCCACCTTCTCTCTTCAACCCTTCCAAGTCCTTCTCTCAAGCCTTCTCTTTCATCAAATCCTCTGAGTTCTACAccccaccaccacaaccaccaccaccctcCTCCAATAACACTTCCTCTTCACAGTCCTCACAGGCCTTGAATGGCACTGTTTCCAG ACAAATTGGTCAATCTCATCCACCATCTTCTACGTCACCGGCTTCTTCTGCTGCTCCTGCTACTTCATCACCATTGTCAACTTCACTTGCCACACAGAGTCGCAATGCAATTCTTGTAAGCCACAGACAG AAGGGAAACCCCTTGCTCAAACATATCAGGAATGTGAGGTGGGCTTTTGCAGATATTGTTTGTGACTACTTACTTGGTCAAAGCTCATGTGCTCTCTATCTGAG TCTTCGGTATCATCTGCTGCACCCAGACTACCTATATTACCGAATCAGAGAACTGCAAAAGAATTTCAAGCTTCGTGTTGTTTTATGTCATGTCGATGTG GAAGATGTAGCTAAGCCTTTACTTGAAGTTACTAAAACAGCTCTGCTTCATGACTGTACCCTATTATGTGCTTGGAG CTTGGAGGAATGTGGTCGCTACTTGGAGACTATAAAAGTATATGAAAACAAGCCTGCAGACATTATTCAAGGCCAAATGGATACAGACTATCTATCACGG CTAACTCATGCTCTTACAACGGTTCGACATGTTAACAAGACTGATGTAGTCACCCTTGGTACTACATTTGGG TCCCTTTCTCATATCATGGATGCATCAATGGAAGATCTAGCTCGATGCCCTGGAATTGGAGAGCGCAAG GAATCTACTCTGTTCATCAGGTAA